A window of the Mesorhizobium opportunistum WSM2075 genome harbors these coding sequences:
- a CDS encoding type II toxin-antitoxin system ParD family antitoxin translates to MPKNTSITLGDQYDAFIQRQIANGRFGSASETVRAGLRLLEEQELKLEQLRFAIDEGDMSGDPEPFDFDAFLESKKRG, encoded by the coding sequence ATGCCCAAGAACACCTCCATCACCCTAGGCGATCAGTACGACGCCTTTATCCAGCGGCAGATAGCGAATGGCCGTTTTGGGTCGGCAAGCGAAACCGTTCGAGCCGGCCTTCGTCTTTTGGAAGAGCAAGAGCTAAAGCTGGAGCAACTCCGCTTTGCCATAGATGAAGGGGATATGTCAGGCGATCCAGAGCCGTTCGACTTCGACGCTTTTCTAGAGTCGAAGAAGCGTGGATGA
- a CDS encoding type II toxin-antitoxin system RelE/ParE family toxin, with protein sequence MKRTVRFSPKAKADLDQIWDHSLKEWGAERAEAYIRTIRSIINLIDQFPAMAKNAENIRPGLLKYAVGSHVLFLRIADRSIDVVRILHQRMDYPRHL encoded by the coding sequence ATGAAGCGAACCGTCAGGTTCTCGCCGAAAGCGAAAGCAGATCTCGACCAGATTTGGGATCACTCCCTGAAAGAATGGGGAGCCGAGCGGGCGGAGGCCTATATCCGCACCATTCGCTCAATCATAAATTTGATAGACCAATTTCCGGCGATGGCAAAAAACGCGGAGAATATTCGCCCTGGTCTGTTGAAGTATGCCGTTGGCTCTCATGTACTTTTTTTGCGAATTGCCGATCGATCAATCGACGTTGTACGCATTTTGCATCAGCGAATGGACTACCCAAGGCATCTTTAG